From a single Selenomonadales bacterium genomic region:
- a CDS encoding TIGR04086 family membrane protein, with product MEAKGTELFASRRGSSRRKLSQDTASAGPLLEPRALLRGTLSAFILSLVLFAVVSAVVTYTALTDEHLPLIATVTGVFSVLWGGFTAGGSAHRAALIHGGIVGLLYGLLVLLLGRLVLAEPAAALALWRIAGAVICGAVGATLAPRPRLRRKP from the coding sequence ATGGAAGCAAAAGGGACGGAGCTTTTTGCTTCACGGCGCGGTTCTTCGCGCCGTAAACTAAGTCAGGATACTGCGTCAGCTGGGCCTTTGCTGGAGCCGCGCGCTCTGCTTCGTGGCACCCTTTCCGCCTTTATCTTATCGCTCGTGCTTTTCGCGGTTGTGAGCGCCGTAGTGACATATACCGCCTTGACCGACGAGCATTTGCCGCTTATAGCTACTGTTACCGGCGTCTTTAGTGTCTTGTGGGGTGGGTTTACTGCCGGCGGCAGCGCGCACCGCGCCGCTCTTATCCACGGCGGGATAGTCGGTTTGTTATACGGTCTCCTCGTGCTCTTGCTCGGCAGATTGGTCTTGGCTGAGCCCGCAGCTGCGCTCGCGCTATGGCGGATAGCCGGCGCAGTAATCTGTGGCGCGGTTGGGGCGACGCTTGCGCCACGGCCCAGACTGCGACGTAAGCCATAA
- a CDS encoding nodulation protein NfeD: protein MKVKATKALMAGLVTVLLLPYLLMFPLPAEAETEVVFAIPVSGIVDASMLRYLQRAFAEAEGANARAIILEIDTPGGLLSAAFDISDLIHDSRVPVYAYIRYNALSAGAFLALSAQKMYMAPGSVIGAAEPRRMDGQAADEKTLSAWEARMRSVTERQGKDPEIAAAMVRMSIVIPNLDAEDTLLTLTYTQAQEIGFIDGVFGHLHDLLAELGLATAELRSVPKAPAELLARFLTDPVVATLLLGIGMAALAIAMSTGEFVLTGGIGLLAFALFFGGHIFAGLAGREVIVIFVAGLLLLVIEAFIPSFGIIGLSGTAAVFTAVAWSALDTGQGVRMILVALGVAVLLFLLGIRLIRRSPVWSQIILRYAETKDRGYVAPSDEASLVGSVGIAITTLRPAGIADILGKRMDVVSDGAFIEAGVAVVVVKTEGTRIVVRPKDK, encoded by the coding sequence ATGAAAGTTAAAGCGACTAAGGCGCTTATGGCAGGTCTTGTAACCGTGCTGTTGCTGCCTTACCTCCTTATGTTCCCGCTGCCGGCGGAGGCCGAGACGGAGGTAGTGTTTGCTATCCCCGTAAGCGGCATCGTCGACGCGAGTATGTTGCGCTACTTGCAGCGGGCTTTCGCCGAGGCGGAGGGCGCAAATGCTCGAGCCATCATCCTCGAAATCGACACGCCGGGGGGGCTGTTGTCGGCGGCGTTTGACATTAGCGACCTTATCCACGATTCACGCGTGCCGGTCTACGCGTACATTCGCTATAACGCTTTGTCCGCTGGCGCATTCCTCGCGCTCTCGGCGCAAAAGATGTATATGGCGCCGGGCAGTGTAATTGGCGCAGCCGAACCGCGGCGCATGGACGGCCAGGCCGCCGACGAAAAGACGCTCTCCGCCTGGGAAGCGCGTATGCGTTCCGTGACCGAGCGGCAGGGCAAGGACCCGGAAATCGCGGCCGCGATGGTGCGTATGTCTATTGTTATTCCCAATCTAGACGCTGAAGACACCCTGTTGACCTTAACCTACACCCAAGCGCAGGAAATAGGCTTTATAGACGGGGTATTTGGCCATTTGCACGACCTCTTAGCTGAGCTGGGCCTAGCCACCGCCGAGTTGCGTTCCGTGCCCAAGGCCCCGGCCGAACTGCTGGCGCGTTTTCTCACCGACCCGGTCGTTGCTACACTTCTGCTCGGAATTGGGATGGCTGCGCTTGCTATCGCCATGTCCACCGGCGAGTTTGTTTTGACGGGTGGCATCGGGTTGCTTGCTTTTGCGCTGTTCTTTGGCGGTCATATCTTCGCAGGTCTTGCGGGAAGGGAGGTTATCGTGATATTCGTAGCCGGTTTATTGCTGTTAGTAATCGAAGCGTTCATTCCAAGCTTTGGCATCATTGGCCTAAGCGGCACTGCAGCCGTGTTTACGGCGGTAGCGTGGTCGGCGCTTGACACTGGGCAAGGCGTGCGCATGATTCTTGTGGCCCTTGGAGTAGCAGTATTGCTCTTCTTGCTGGGCATTCGACTGATTCGACGTTCCCCGGTATGGTCGCAAATCATACTCAGGTATGCGGAAACGAAAGACCGCGGCTACGTCGCTCCTAGCGATGAGGCTAGCCTCGTAGGTTCTGTCGGCATCGCCATTACCACCCTTCGCCCCGCCGGCATTGCCGACATCTTGGGCAAGCGCATGGACGTAGTCAGCGACGGGGCTTTTATTGAAGCCGGTGTTGCTGTTGTCGTCGTAAAAACCGAGGGCACCCGCATCGTAGTTCGTCCGAAAGACAAATAA
- the floA gene encoding flotillin-like protein FloA (flotillin-like protein involved in membrane lipid rafts): MIPETLFLLALIFFGVSIFLSFVPLGLWIAALAAGVPVGIVTLIGMRLRRVPPARIVNALIKSNKAGLGLDVNKLEAHFLAGGNVDRVVNALIAAQRAGIDIGFERTAAIDLAGRDVLQAVQVSVNPKVIETPVVSAVAKNGIEVRAKARVTVRANLSRLVGGAGEETIIARVGEGIVTTIGSAETHKEVLENPDKISRTVLNKGLDSGTAYEILSIDIADVDVGKNIGAQLQTDQAEADKRIAQAKAEERRAMAVAREQEMLAAVQEMRAKVVAAEAEVPLAMADALRAGRLGVLDYLNMQNIKSDTEMRQSIGKPESTKCSDQEKG, encoded by the coding sequence ATCATTCCCGAAACTCTGTTTCTCCTGGCGCTAATCTTCTTCGGTGTCTCTATTTTCTTAAGCTTTGTGCCGCTAGGTCTTTGGATTGCCGCGCTGGCCGCAGGTGTGCCAGTAGGTATTGTGACGCTTATCGGAATGCGCCTTAGGCGTGTGCCTCCGGCGCGTATTGTCAACGCGCTGATTAAGTCAAACAAAGCCGGGCTGGGGCTAGACGTCAATAAGCTGGAGGCACATTTCCTCGCCGGTGGCAACGTAGACCGCGTCGTCAACGCACTCATTGCGGCGCAGCGGGCGGGCATCGACATCGGCTTTGAGCGCACGGCGGCGATTGACCTAGCCGGACGCGACGTGTTGCAGGCCGTGCAGGTCAGTGTGAACCCCAAAGTAATCGAAACCCCAGTGGTATCGGCGGTTGCTAAGAATGGCATCGAAGTGCGTGCCAAAGCTCGCGTCACCGTACGGGCTAATCTTAGCCGTCTGGTGGGCGGAGCAGGAGAAGAGACGATTATTGCCCGTGTAGGCGAGGGAATCGTCACGACGATTGGCTCAGCTGAAACACACAAGGAAGTCCTCGAGAACCCAGACAAGATTTCACGCACGGTGCTTAACAAGGGCCTTGATTCCGGAACCGCCTACGAGATTCTCTCGATAGATATTGCCGATGTTGACGTTGGTAAGAATATCGGCGCGCAGCTGCAGACCGACCAAGCTGAAGCCGACAAGCGCATTGCCCAAGCAAAAGCGGAAGAGCGGCGCGCCATGGCAGTAGCGCGAGAGCAAGAAATGCTAGCCGCCGTGCAGGAGATGCGCGCTAAAGTTGTGGCCGCAGAAGCGGAAGTACCCCTAGCCATGGCTGACGCGCTGAGGGCAGGTAGGCTTGGTGTACTGGATTATCTCAACATGCAAAACATCAAGTCGGATACCGAGATGCGGCAGTCTATCGGCAAACCTGAGAGCACTAAGTGCAGTGACCAGGAAAAGGGTTAA